From Amycolatopsis sp. cg9, one genomic window encodes:
- a CDS encoding ABC transporter substrate-binding protein — protein sequence MSSGRVRTRRAALGLALTVAAATALTGCSALGSDDSNASSNGGGLEKSKIKVSIMPTTDLAPFWLALDGGYFKAEGLDVEQIVAKSGQESMTKALSGEADIALSTYTPFFVAKSKGAADIQLVADGTSVNAKSNAIVTVPTSNVKTVNDLAGKRIAITAMNTASDILTKSVMKDHGVDFSTVKWTLVPLPNMAAALKDNQVDAAYMPEPMLSQSAKTVGATPVIDINTGASQDFPLTGYGATTKWVQSNPKTLAAFQRAMKKATSDAINDRSKVEPLLVKYAKIDEDTAKLLTLPGYGSTLDARRLQRVPDLLLQMGVITSKVDAAPMIAPQATS from the coding sequence ATGAGCAGTGGCCGGGTTCGCACTCGCCGCGCCGCGCTCGGGCTCGCCCTCACCGTCGCGGCGGCGACAGCCCTCACGGGCTGCAGCGCCCTCGGCTCGGACGACTCGAACGCCTCGTCGAACGGGGGCGGCCTGGAGAAGTCGAAGATCAAGGTCTCGATCATGCCGACGACGGACCTCGCGCCGTTCTGGCTGGCCTTGGACGGCGGCTACTTCAAGGCCGAGGGCCTCGACGTCGAGCAGATCGTCGCCAAGAGCGGCCAGGAGTCGATGACGAAGGCGCTCTCCGGCGAGGCCGACATCGCCCTCTCGACCTACACGCCGTTCTTCGTCGCCAAGAGCAAGGGCGCGGCGGACATCCAGCTCGTCGCCGACGGCACGTCGGTCAACGCGAAGAGCAACGCCATCGTCACCGTGCCGACCTCGAACGTGAAGACGGTCAACGACCTCGCCGGCAAGCGAATCGCGATCACTGCGATGAACACCGCTTCCGACATCCTCACCAAGTCCGTCATGAAGGACCACGGCGTCGACTTCAGCACGGTCAAGTGGACCCTGGTCCCGCTGCCGAACATGGCGGCGGCGCTGAAGGACAACCAGGTGGACGCGGCCTACATGCCGGAGCCGATGCTCTCGCAGTCGGCGAAGACCGTCGGCGCGACGCCGGTCATCGACATCAACACCGGTGCCAGCCAGGACTTCCCGCTGACCGGCTACGGCGCGACGACGAAGTGGGTCCAGTCGAACCCGAAGACCCTCGCGGCCTTCCAGCGCGCCATGAAGAAGGCCACCAGCGACGCGATCAACGACCGCTCGAAGGTCGAACCGCTGCTGGTCAAGTACGCGAAGATCGACGAGGACACGGCCAAGCTGCTCACCCTGCCCGGCTACGGCTCCACCTTGGACGCCCGGCGCCTGCAGCGGGTGCCCGACCTGCTGCTGCAGATGGGCGTCATCACCAGCAAGGTCGACGCCGCGCCGATGATCGCGCCGCAGGCGACCAGCTGA
- a CDS encoding ABC transporter permease, with protein sequence MTAATLSGRVGRRAARGAVAVVRNWLLFAILVVGWEFAARAGGSKFFPPPTEIAATAAKLWFTGPASHLFLTDAVFDNVFPSLGRMLGGWGLAAVVGVALGILVGRSDTAMDYVGPLFAFFRSIPPPTLIPVFAVLFGLSSGMQIGSIIFGAVWPVLLNAVDGVRSVDQVKVETARSFRTPRRYWVGLVVLPAAAPKIFAGLRVSLSISLLLMVVSELVGAYNGIGRALLNAQQDFDFPIMWSWLVLLGILGYVFNTIFLVAERRVLAWQPTRLGRD encoded by the coding sequence GTGACCGCGGCAACTCTTTCCGGCCGGGTCGGCCGCCGGGCCGCCCGCGGCGCCGTCGCCGTCGTCCGCAACTGGCTGCTCTTCGCGATCCTCGTCGTCGGCTGGGAGTTCGCCGCCCGCGCGGGCGGCAGCAAGTTCTTCCCGCCGCCGACGGAAATCGCGGCCACCGCCGCGAAGCTGTGGTTCACCGGTCCCGCGTCGCACCTCTTCCTCACCGACGCCGTCTTCGACAACGTCTTCCCCAGTCTCGGCCGGATGCTCGGCGGCTGGGGACTGGCCGCCGTCGTCGGCGTCGCGCTCGGGATCCTGGTCGGCCGGTCCGACACGGCGATGGACTACGTCGGCCCGCTGTTCGCGTTCTTCCGCTCGATCCCGCCGCCCACGCTGATCCCGGTGTTCGCGGTGCTCTTCGGGCTGAGCTCGGGCATGCAGATCGGGTCGATCATCTTCGGCGCGGTGTGGCCGGTGCTGCTCAACGCGGTCGACGGCGTCCGCTCGGTCGACCAGGTGAAGGTGGAGACGGCGCGGTCCTTCCGCACGCCCCGCCGGTACTGGGTCGGCTTGGTCGTCCTGCCGGCCGCGGCCCCGAAGATCTTCGCCGGCCTGCGGGTCAGCCTGTCGATCTCGCTGCTGCTGATGGTCGTCTCCGAGCTCGTCGGCGCGTACAACGGGATCGGCCGGGCGCTGCTGAACGCCCAGCAGGACTTCGACTTCCCCATCATGTGGTCCTGGCTGGTGCTGCTGGGCATCCTCGGCTACGTCTTCAACACGATCTTCCTGGTCGCGGAGCGGCGGGTGCTGGCCTGGCAGCCGACCCGCCTCGGCCGCGACTGA
- a CDS encoding ABC transporter ATP-binding protein, which produces MSTMLEVSGLSHRYGTGAKAHTAVNELSFTVEAGQLASIVGPSGCGKSTLLRCIAGLTPPTDGTVSLHGDRVDGVPDDLAVVFQDYSRSLFPWLSVQKNVEFPLRWRPISRAERRQRAAEALEQVGLSAVGGKYPWQLSGGMQQRVSIARALASRPALLLMDEPFASVDAQTRFELEDLTRRVQREQGSTILVVTHDIDESVYLSDRVLVLSKSPASIVADLPVGLPAERDQITTRESAEFVTLRGEVARLLHGGTPAEAATAASDAAEWDLAERASDVTETKTGS; this is translated from the coding sequence ATGTCCACCATGCTCGAAGTTTCCGGCCTCAGTCACCGGTACGGCACCGGTGCCAAGGCGCACACCGCGGTCAACGAGCTGTCGTTCACCGTCGAAGCCGGGCAACTGGCCAGCATCGTCGGCCCGTCGGGCTGCGGGAAGTCGACGCTGCTGCGCTGCATCGCCGGGCTGACCCCGCCGACCGACGGCACGGTCAGCCTGCACGGCGACCGCGTCGACGGCGTGCCGGACGACCTCGCCGTCGTGTTCCAGGACTACAGCCGCTCGCTGTTCCCGTGGCTTTCGGTGCAGAAGAACGTCGAGTTCCCCTTGCGCTGGCGGCCGATCTCGCGGGCCGAGCGGCGGCAGCGGGCGGCCGAGGCGCTGGAGCAGGTCGGCCTGTCCGCGGTCGGCGGGAAGTACCCGTGGCAGCTCTCCGGCGGCATGCAGCAGCGGGTGTCGATCGCCCGCGCGCTGGCCAGCCGCCCGGCGCTGCTGCTGATGGACGAGCCGTTCGCGTCGGTCGACGCGCAGACGCGGTTCGAGCTCGAGGACCTGACCCGCCGCGTGCAGCGCGAGCAGGGCAGCACGATCCTCGTCGTCACGCACGACATCGACGAGAGCGTCTACCTCTCCGACCGGGTGCTGGTGCTGTCGAAGTCGCCGGCGTCGATCGTGGCGGACCTGCCGGTCGGACTGCCCGCCGAGCGCGACCAGATCACCACGCGCGAGTCGGCGGAGTTCGTGACGCTGCGCGGCGAAGTGGCCCGGCTGCTGCACGGCGGTACCCCGGCGGAGGCTGCCACGGCCGCGTCGGACGCCGCAGAATGGGACCTGGCCGAGCGGGCCTCGGACGTGACGGAGACCAAGACCGGGAGCTGA
- a CDS encoding ABC transporter substrate-binding protein yields the protein MARAVLAGLLALLLAGCSALSGSSPPSAAREKLRVSMMSTIDTAPFWLAKDGGYFEREGLDVSTTEAATGQASLTKLVSGEADIAYSSYTPFFVARSKGTADIRLVADASSAGPRSTGVVALPASGIRSVADLAGKRIGISAPNTIADTLTKSVLADNHVDAAGVKWVPLPLPNTVAALKNGDIDAGFLTEPFITQASRAAGAVLVADTGTGSTVDFPTAGYGALGSFTSASPRVVAAFQRAMAAATRDAAADRKKIEPLMVKYAKIDAATAASTGLLTLKSTVDARQLQRVPDLLLKTGVLAKPVDVAVMVVR from the coding sequence ATGGCGAGGGCGGTACTGGCCGGACTGCTGGCGTTGCTGCTGGCGGGTTGTTCGGCGCTGAGCGGCTCCTCGCCGCCCTCCGCGGCCCGGGAAAAGCTGCGGGTGTCGATGATGTCGACCATCGACACCGCCCCGTTCTGGCTGGCGAAGGACGGCGGGTACTTCGAGCGCGAAGGCCTCGACGTCTCGACGACCGAGGCCGCGACCGGGCAGGCGTCCCTGACGAAGCTGGTCAGCGGCGAAGCGGACATCGCGTATTCGAGCTACACGCCGTTCTTCGTGGCCCGCAGCAAGGGAACCGCGGACATCCGGCTGGTGGCGGACGCGTCGTCGGCCGGCCCGCGGTCGACGGGCGTGGTGGCGCTGCCCGCGTCCGGTATCCGCTCGGTGGCCGATCTGGCGGGCAAGCGGATCGGCATCTCGGCACCCAACACGATCGCCGACACGCTGACGAAGTCCGTGCTGGCCGACAACCACGTCGACGCCGCGGGCGTCAAGTGGGTCCCGCTGCCCCTGCCGAACACGGTGGCGGCGCTGAAGAACGGCGACATCGACGCGGGCTTCCTGACCGAGCCGTTCATCACCCAGGCTTCGCGGGCGGCGGGTGCGGTGCTGGTGGCCGACACCGGCACGGGGTCCACAGTGGACTTCCCGACCGCGGGCTACGGCGCGCTGGGCTCGTTCACGTCGGCTTCCCCGCGAGTGGTGGCGGCGTTCCAGCGCGCCATGGCGGCGGCGACCCGGGACGCGGCGGCGGACCGGAAGAAGATCGAGCCGCTGATGGTGAAGTACGCGAAGATCGACGCGGCCACCGCGGCGAGCACCGGGCTGCTGACGTTGAAGTCCACTGTGGACGCCCGGCAGCTGCAGCGGGTCCCGGACCTGCTGCTGAAGACGGGCGTCCTGGCCAAGCCGGTGGACGTCGCGGTGATGGTGGTGCGCTAG
- a CDS encoding protease pro-enzyme activation domain-containing protein has translation MRLRKLVAAAVPLPALLGLAVAVPAAAASEPLVTLADNAAPLVDSVRTGDAAADRPITAALSLKLHDQQALEKFLADVQNPASPQYHRFLTPAQFTARFGPTQADVDKAVSFLGKSGATGIEVSGNRQAITFTGSAAQLESAFRTRIGTYHDRVSGRDFFANDAAPALPAGVSDVVGGVVGLDDHAVRTHSSKAAVKPNVVKAVTPPVLKTAYGTSGLSATGSGVKVGFVEFDGYQKANITKYDSTYGLSAGSVTTVPVSGANYDSSPGDGQIEVELDIEVVHALAAAAGDYVYEAPNSSAGELAMYQKIASDHTVNVVSISWGACESAEGSSAAKSVSNAIATGTAEGISYFAAAGDDGTTDCYRQTGSTAKAVDFPASSPNVTGVGGTQLTVTSSNTYSSETAWNDGASNGSTGGGISTVFAAPSWQSSQSTTNRKVPDVSADAASGSGYYIYTAGSWETVWGTSGAAPLWAAFATLQNQVHGGGLGNLNPTFYSIGNGSSYATGFHDVTTGNNSLHGTTGFTAGTKYDQVTGWGSFKGAGLSGLIG, from the coding sequence ATGCGCTTGCGCAAGCTCGTCGCGGCCGCTGTGCCGCTGCCTGCGTTGCTCGGCCTCGCCGTGGCCGTCCCGGCCGCCGCGGCGTCGGAACCCCTGGTCACGCTGGCTGACAACGCCGCTCCACTGGTCGACAGCGTCCGCACCGGCGACGCCGCGGCCGACCGGCCGATCACCGCGGCGCTTTCGCTGAAACTGCACGACCAGCAGGCGCTGGAAAAGTTCCTCGCCGACGTGCAGAACCCCGCTTCGCCGCAATACCACCGGTTTCTGACCCCGGCGCAGTTCACCGCGAGGTTCGGTCCGACGCAGGCCGACGTCGACAAGGCCGTCTCATTCCTCGGGAAATCGGGCGCGACCGGGATCGAGGTTTCCGGGAACCGGCAGGCGATCACGTTCACCGGCTCGGCGGCGCAGCTCGAATCGGCGTTCCGCACCCGGATCGGGACCTACCACGACCGGGTCTCCGGCCGCGACTTCTTCGCCAACGACGCCGCGCCTGCCCTGCCCGCCGGCGTCTCGGACGTCGTGGGCGGCGTCGTCGGCCTCGACGACCACGCGGTGCGCACCCACTCGTCGAAGGCCGCCGTGAAGCCCAACGTCGTCAAGGCCGTGACGCCGCCGGTGCTCAAGACCGCCTACGGCACCAGCGGCCTCTCGGCGACCGGCAGCGGCGTCAAGGTCGGCTTCGTCGAGTTCGACGGCTACCAGAAGGCCAACATCACCAAGTACGACAGCACGTACGGCCTTTCGGCGGGCTCGGTGACCACGGTGCCGGTCAGCGGCGCGAACTACGACTCGTCGCCGGGCGACGGCCAGATCGAGGTCGAGCTCGACATCGAGGTCGTGCACGCGCTGGCCGCGGCCGCCGGCGACTACGTCTACGAGGCGCCGAACTCCAGCGCGGGCGAGCTCGCGATGTACCAGAAGATCGCGTCCGACCACACGGTCAACGTCGTCTCGATCTCCTGGGGCGCCTGCGAGTCCGCCGAGGGGTCGAGCGCGGCGAAGAGCGTCAGCAACGCGATCGCGACCGGCACCGCGGAGGGCATCTCGTACTTCGCGGCCGCGGGCGACGACGGCACGACCGACTGCTACCGCCAGACCGGCTCGACGGCGAAGGCGGTCGACTTCCCGGCCTCGAGCCCGAACGTCACCGGCGTCGGCGGCACGCAGCTGACGGTCACGTCGTCGAACACCTACAGCAGCGAGACGGCCTGGAACGACGGCGCGTCGAACGGCTCGACCGGCGGCGGCATCTCGACGGTGTTCGCGGCGCCGTCGTGGCAGTCCTCGCAGAGCACGACGAACCGCAAGGTGCCGGACGTCTCCGCGGACGCGGCGAGCGGCTCGGGCTACTACATCTACACGGCGGGCTCGTGGGAAACGGTCTGGGGCACGTCGGGCGCGGCCCCGCTGTGGGCGGCCTTCGCGACGCTGCAGAACCAGGTCCACGGCGGCGGCCTCGGCAACCTGAACCCGACGTTCTACTCGATCGGCAACGGTTCGTCCTACGCCACGGGCTTCCACGACGTGACGACCGGCAACAACTCCCTGCACGGCACGACCGGCTTCACCGCCGGCACGAAGTACGACCAGGTGACCGGCTGGGGCTCGTTCAAGGGCGCCGGGCTGTCGGGCCTGATCGGCTGA
- a CDS encoding ABC transporter permease, translating to MKKLLRGLAGLVGFLLLWEVVVQVGLVSKTFTPPPSVVLVTVGDLLGDPEFIRDIVATMLAWLIAVAIAIVVGVPAGLLLGSVPVLRTATAAIVEFLRPIPVTALVPLVLLVIGSGPDAKITLAVYASLWPIMFNTIYGMGEIDPVLMETARACGTSRFRILSSVALPQTAPFVFTGVRLSATISLIAVVSVEFLAGSQVGLGSFILVASTGSIRFDLVLAGTVVAGVLGYLINEGLEQLGKRLFRWSSVDREAIA from the coding sequence GTGAAAAAACTGCTCCGCGGCCTGGCCGGCCTGGTCGGCTTCCTCCTGCTCTGGGAGGTCGTCGTCCAGGTCGGCCTGGTCAGTAAGACGTTCACCCCGCCGCCGAGCGTCGTCCTGGTCACCGTCGGCGACCTGCTGGGAGACCCCGAGTTCATCCGCGACATCGTCGCGACGATGCTGGCCTGGCTGATCGCGGTCGCCATCGCCATCGTCGTCGGCGTACCCGCCGGGCTGCTGCTGGGCAGCGTCCCGGTGCTGCGCACCGCCACCGCCGCGATCGTCGAATTCCTCCGCCCGATCCCGGTCACCGCGCTGGTGCCGCTGGTGCTGCTGGTGATCGGCTCCGGTCCGGACGCGAAGATCACCCTCGCGGTGTACGCCTCGCTGTGGCCGATCATGTTCAACACCATCTACGGCATGGGCGAGATCGACCCGGTGCTGATGGAGACCGCGCGGGCGTGCGGGACCAGCCGGTTCCGCATCCTGTCCTCGGTCGCGCTCCCGCAGACCGCGCCGTTCGTCTTCACCGGCGTCCGGCTGTCGGCGACCATCTCCCTGATCGCCGTCGTCAGCGTGGAGTTCCTGGCCGGCTCCCAGGTCGGTCTCGGCAGCTTCATCCTGGTCGCCAGCACCGGTTCGATCCGGTTCGACCTGGTGCTCGCCGGTACCGTGGTCGCCGGGGTGCTGGGCTACCTCATCAACGAAGGGCTCGAACAGCTGGGCAAGCGGCTGTTCCGCTGGAGCAGCGTCGACCGGGAGGCGATCGCGTGA
- a CDS encoding nitrate- and nitrite sensing domain-containing protein: MRPGGRWTDQGFTSTNDDGGAAVPNEDAAGVGGAPAQSPGDSPGRKAGFFSGMRDWRLRSKLAAVLIIPTLTAAVLGALRVVDDAREAAEFQRTADQVAFAVKVTTVVHELQNERSLAVARISSNNSLLQTGLDSQIAKVDREVTDLRSAASTLNYDDQATKDRYTRGIQRLDALRPLRAAFNAQNGLPDITVMTAYSGILDSLIELGREVTTAVTDRDVLRLGTSTQAISEAKEFTTRSDAELQIAAFRGSFPGDLLDQTRASASSADASVQAFLANADDDQRQLYNDTYSGPEVDDRRRIQTAAFAFAQLDQAPSIDTTALGKDSTVSADKLHAVESNLLAQLKTRADDLATAAVNSAWVGGAVVLAALAAAIALMLVVARLMLRPLRVLRRSALDVAYTRLPETVQAILDDPDPVGASKKAVQPVPVTSRDEIGEVARSFDIVHEQAVKMAAEQALLRENVNGIFVNLSRRSQRLVERQLGVIDRLEADEQDPDHLASLFELDHLATRLRRNGESLLVLSGAGLAKSVPKPVPAADVIGAAVSEIEQYARIEVGIVPDVAVQGLAIHDLVHVLAELLDNATYFSEPETKVIVRAVVTRRKALAIQVTDHGVGMSDERLAEVNARLAEPPDLDVSVTRRMGLYVVSRLAKRHGIEVRLRENEDIEGGVIARVVVPAELLTHLRPGMSRQTPPPPGRSETSMSMPSIPIPAARSDFDQTQAFAPTPPPQSAPPPPPPAPPKHEPVANQGGLVPLDQPISLDDLVSGGRAAGPFLSPELPKPDVPAWPTAEDLAPLTPSSNGDGASSRAGDTQFAPLVLPKREPKFVPPEEPPPAPPPAVEVGPSALEDDVPTRRLPIYQSVLSRWFSEGDDAAADPVPPQSDQGHQSHRSAQDEVEDPNLPPLTGRDEPVPEPVDELQPTAATRHPLLPPDDGWHSASDDGWQAAQSLLESKNEEITTAGLPKRIPNAYLVPGSIGGSSSTPDAPAQNNFADATAGMPGTGAITRSASAARNRMASFQRGYTSGRHALKERPGDEVPVSGNTTDSSEE; the protein is encoded by the coding sequence ATGCGCCCGGGCGGGCGCTGGACCGACCAAGGTTTCACGAGCACGAACGATGATGGTGGTGCGGCGGTGCCGAACGAAGACGCCGCGGGGGTAGGAGGGGCCCCCGCGCAGTCGCCCGGAGACAGTCCGGGCCGGAAGGCCGGGTTCTTTTCCGGCATGCGCGACTGGCGGCTGCGCTCCAAGCTGGCCGCGGTCCTGATCATCCCGACCCTGACCGCGGCGGTGCTGGGGGCACTGCGCGTGGTCGACGACGCCCGGGAAGCGGCGGAGTTCCAGCGGACGGCCGACCAGGTGGCGTTCGCCGTCAAGGTCACGACGGTGGTCCACGAGCTGCAGAACGAGCGCTCGCTGGCCGTCGCCCGGATCTCGTCCAACAACTCGCTGCTGCAGACCGGCCTCGACTCGCAGATCGCGAAGGTCGACCGCGAGGTCACGGACCTGCGCTCGGCGGCGTCGACGCTCAACTACGACGACCAGGCGACCAAGGACCGTTACACCCGCGGTATCCAGCGCCTCGACGCCCTGCGCCCGCTGCGCGCGGCGTTCAACGCCCAGAACGGCCTTCCCGACATCACGGTGATGACGGCCTACTCGGGCATCCTCGACTCGCTCATCGAGCTCGGCCGCGAGGTGACCACCGCGGTCACCGACCGGGACGTGCTGCGCCTCGGCACGAGCACGCAGGCGATCAGCGAGGCCAAGGAGTTCACCACCCGCTCCGACGCCGAGCTGCAGATCGCCGCGTTCCGCGGCAGCTTCCCCGGCGACCTCCTGGACCAGACGCGCGCGTCGGCCTCCAGTGCGGACGCCTCGGTCCAGGCCTTCCTCGCGAACGCCGACGACGACCAGCGCCAGCTCTACAACGACACCTACTCCGGCCCGGAGGTCGACGACCGCCGCCGGATCCAGACCGCGGCGTTCGCCTTCGCCCAGCTGGACCAGGCGCCGAGCATCGACACCACGGCGCTCGGCAAGGACAGCACCGTGTCGGCGGACAAGCTGCACGCGGTCGAGTCGAACCTGCTGGCCCAGCTCAAGACCCGCGCGGACGACCTCGCCACGGCGGCGGTCAACTCGGCGTGGGTCGGCGGTGCCGTGGTGCTCGCCGCGCTGGCCGCCGCGATCGCGCTGATGCTCGTCGTCGCCCGCCTGATGCTGCGCCCGCTGCGGGTGCTGCGCCGGAGCGCGCTGGACGTCGCCTACACCCGGCTGCCGGAAACCGTGCAGGCGATCCTCGACGACCCGGACCCGGTCGGCGCCTCCAAGAAGGCCGTCCAGCCGGTGCCCGTCACCTCCCGCGACGAGATCGGCGAGGTCGCGCGGTCGTTCGACATCGTCCACGAACAGGCCGTCAAGATGGCCGCCGAGCAGGCCCTCCTGCGCGAGAACGTCAACGGCATCTTCGTGAACCTCTCCCGGCGGTCGCAGCGGCTGGTGGAACGCCAGCTCGGCGTCATCGACCGCCTCGAGGCCGACGAGCAGGACCCGGACCACTTGGCGAGCCTGTTCGAGCTCGACCACCTGGCCACCCGGCTGCGGCGCAACGGTGAGTCCCTGCTGGTGCTTTCGGGCGCCGGCCTGGCCAAGTCCGTGCCCAAGCCGGTGCCCGCCGCCGACGTCATCGGCGCCGCGGTGTCCGAGATCGAGCAGTACGCCCGGATCGAGGTCGGCATCGTGCCCGACGTCGCGGTCCAGGGCCTCGCGATCCACGACCTCGTGCACGTCCTCGCGGAGCTGCTCGACAACGCGACGTACTTCTCCGAGCCGGAGACGAAGGTCATCGTCCGGGCCGTGGTGACCCGCCGCAAGGCGCTCGCCATCCAGGTCACCGACCACGGTGTCGGCATGAGCGACGAGCGGCTGGCCGAGGTCAACGCGCGGCTCGCCGAGCCGCCGGACCTGGACGTGTCGGTGACCCGGCGAATGGGTCTGTACGTGGTCTCGCGCCTGGCCAAGCGCCACGGCATCGAGGTCCGGCTGCGCGAGAACGAGGACATCGAAGGCGGCGTGATCGCCCGGGTCGTCGTCCCGGCGGAGCTGCTGACCCACCTCCGCCCCGGCATGTCGCGGCAGACCCCGCCGCCGCCGGGCCGGTCCGAGACGTCCATGTCGATGCCGAGCATCCCGATCCCGGCCGCGCGCTCGGACTTCGACCAGACGCAGGCGTTCGCGCCGACCCCGCCGCCGCAGTCGGCACCCCCGCCACCGCCGCCGGCCCCGCCGAAGCACGAGCCGGTGGCGAACCAGGGCGGGCTGGTCCCGCTGGACCAGCCGATCAGCCTGGACGACCTGGTCAGCGGCGGCCGCGCGGCGGGCCCGTTCCTGTCGCCCGAGCTGCCGAAGCCCGACGTGCCGGCCTGGCCGACCGCGGAGGACCTGGCGCCGCTGACGCCGTCGTCGAACGGCGACGGGGCCAGCTCGCGGGCCGGCGACACCCAGTTCGCGCCGCTGGTGCTGCCCAAGCGCGAGCCGAAGTTCGTCCCGCCGGAGGAACCACCCCCGGCGCCGCCCCCCGCGGTGGAGGTCGGTCCGTCGGCGCTCGAGGACGATGTACCCACCCGGCGGCTGCCCATCTACCAGTCGGTGCTGTCACGCTGGTTCAGTGAGGGCGACGACGCGGCTGCCGACCCGGTGCCGCCGCAGAGCGACCAGGGCCACCAGAGCCACCGGAGTGCGCAGGACGAGGTCGAGGACCCGAACCTGCCGCCCCTCACCGGCCGCGACGAGCCCGTCCCGGAACCCGTGGACGAACTGCAGCCGACCGCGGCCACCCGGCACCCGCTCCTCCCGCCCGACGACGGCTGGCACAGCGCCTCCGACGACGGCTGGCAGGCGGCGCAGTCGCTGCTCGAGTCCAAGAACGAGGAGATCACCACGGCCGGGCTGCCCAAGCGCATCCCGAACGCCTACCTGGTGCCTGGGTCGATCGGCGGTTCGAGTTCCACGCCCGACGCGCCGGCCCAGAACAACTTCGCGGATGCCACGGCGGGCATGCCCGGAACGGGTGCGATCACCCGCTCGGCGTCCGCGGCGCGGAACCGGATGGCAAGCTTCCAACGTGGGTACACCTCGGGGCGCCATGCGCTGAAGGAGCGACCGGGCGACGAGGTTCCGGTGAGTGGCAACACCACAGACAGCAGTGAGGAGTGA
- the mdlC gene encoding benzoylformate decarboxylase — MIKRTVLDATRELLRELGLTTVFGNPGTTEVPFLTDWPDDFDYVLGLQESAVVAMADAYSQATRQAVLVNLHSAGGVGHGLGSLFNAYRNRTPLIIVAGQQNRALLPHDPFLGAMEAPEFPKPYVKWSIEPACAEDVPAALARAYHVATQAPSGPVFVSVPADDWTATTERPIVSRPRIRGFAPDPEAVDELVAALEAAQRPAIVVGGAVDQDGAVVETVALAERLNAGVWVAPMSYRCSFPEDHPLFQGFLDPERGAVSDKLAAHDLVVVLGAPAFTYHVDRGRGEAQLPPLFIVSDDEQILARAYEGTGIRATPKLGIRALLNVIERSARPAPKPLERPAKPGGEKLTGELVYSTLAEVLPDNAIVVEETPSHRGILHDHLPITATDTGFLTMASGTLGYGVPGAVGAALARPDRKVVGVVGDGSSMYGIQALWTAARQELPVTILIMDNTEYAAVRILGETIGGAKLPGTELGGIDFAALAASMGCHGVTITEPAGLAPGLTAALADPRPTLVHVKVAPSDRTLY; from the coding sequence ATGATCAAGCGCACGGTGCTGGACGCCACCCGGGAACTGCTCCGCGAACTGGGCCTCACGACGGTGTTCGGCAACCCCGGCACCACCGAGGTCCCCTTCCTCACCGACTGGCCGGACGACTTCGACTACGTCCTGGGCCTGCAGGAATCCGCCGTCGTGGCGATGGCCGACGCCTATTCGCAGGCCACGCGCCAGGCCGTGCTGGTCAACCTGCACTCGGCGGGCGGCGTCGGGCACGGGCTCGGCAGCCTCTTCAACGCCTACCGCAACCGGACGCCGCTGATCATCGTGGCCGGCCAGCAGAACCGCGCGCTCCTGCCGCACGACCCCTTCCTCGGCGCGATGGAAGCCCCCGAGTTCCCGAAGCCGTACGTCAAGTGGTCGATCGAGCCGGCGTGCGCCGAGGACGTCCCGGCCGCGCTGGCGCGCGCTTACCACGTCGCGACGCAGGCGCCGTCCGGTCCGGTCTTCGTGTCCGTCCCGGCCGACGACTGGACCGCCACCACCGAGCGGCCCATCGTCTCCCGGCCGCGCATCCGGGGCTTCGCACCGGATCCCGAAGCCGTCGACGAGCTCGTCGCCGCGCTCGAAGCCGCGCAGCGGCCGGCGATCGTCGTCGGGGGAGCCGTCGACCAGGACGGCGCGGTCGTGGAAACCGTCGCGCTCGCCGAACGCCTCAACGCCGGCGTGTGGGTCGCGCCGATGTCCTACCGCTGCTCGTTCCCCGAGGACCACCCGCTGTTCCAAGGGTTCCTGGACCCCGAACGCGGCGCGGTCTCGGACAAGCTCGCGGCGCACGACCTCGTCGTCGTGCTCGGCGCGCCCGCCTTCACCTACCACGTCGACCGCGGGCGCGGGGAAGCTCAGCTGCCGCCGTTGTTCATCGTCAGCGACGACGAGCAGATCCTCGCGCGCGCCTACGAAGGCACCGGCATCCGCGCCACGCCGAAGCTCGGCATCCGCGCGCTGCTCAACGTGATCGAGCGCAGCGCCCGGCCCGCGCCGAAGCCGCTGGAGCGTCCCGCGAAGCCGGGCGGCGAGAAGCTCACCGGCGAGCTCGTCTACTCGACGCTGGCGGAGGTGCTGCCGGACAACGCGATCGTCGTCGAGGAGACGCCGAGCCACCGCGGCATCCTGCACGACCACCTGCCGATCACGGCGACGGACACGGGTTTCCTGACGATGGCCAGCGGCACGCTCGGCTACGGCGTCCCGGGCGCGGTCGGCGCGGCCCTCGCCCGCCCGGACCGCAAGGTCGTCGGCGTCGTGGGCGACGGCTCCAGCATGTACGGCATCCAGGCCCTTTGGACGGCCGCGCGCCAGGAACTCCCGGTGACGATCCTGATCATGGACAACACCGAGTACGCGGCGGTCCGCATCCTCGGCGAAACGATCGGCGGCGCGAAGCTCCCGGGCACGGAACTGGGCGGCATCGACTTCGCGGCACTGGCGGCGAGCATGGGCTGCCACGGCGTGACGATCACCGAGCCGGCCGGCCTGGCCCCCGGCCTGACGGCGGCGCTGGCCGACCCGCGCCCGACCCTGGTGCACGTCAAGGTGGCGCCGTCGGACCGGACGCTGTACTGA